The proteins below come from a single Oscillospiraceae bacterium genomic window:
- a CDS encoding histidine kinase — translation MELIENLLQLLTTFLGAVLSGIAWQKRRRQAYFLLLCFYGCFALGSLYWTLYLLLFNTTPRVFYVSEFGWVASVIFLRILQVTLTDSGERGFRCRKAWLAPLVGVPLLVFYCTYGDVLSNLIWCGLMIWLSFCAVRGLFYANTLTGKARNRRYFHIGMLCYVGSEYLLWTVGCFWSAASFASPAFWCDLLLTFALLGLLPAVRKAVEL, via the coding sequence ATGGAGCTGATTGAGAACCTGCTGCAATTATTGACCACCTTCCTCGGCGCGGTGCTTTCGGGTATTGCATGGCAAAAAAGACGCAGACAGGCGTATTTTTTGCTGCTTTGCTTTTACGGCTGCTTTGCCCTGGGATCGCTGTACTGGACGCTGTACCTGCTGCTGTTCAACACCACACCGCGAGTCTTTTATGTGTCGGAGTTCGGCTGGGTCGCCAGCGTGATTTTTCTGCGGATTTTGCAGGTCACGCTGACCGATTCGGGGGAACGCGGCTTTCGCTGCCGAAAAGCGTGGCTCGCCCCTTTGGTCGGCGTGCCGCTGCTGGTGTTCTACTGCACGTATGGGGACGTTCTCTCCAACCTGATTTGGTGCGGCTTGATGATCTGGCTGTCCTTCTGCGCTGTACGGGGGCTGTTTTATGCAAACACCCTGACAGGCAAAGCGCGGAATCGGCGGTATTTCCACATCGGTATGCTGTGCTATGTCGGTTCGGAATATCTGCTCTGGACGGTGGGCTGCTTCTGGTCGGCTGCCTCTTTCGCAAGCCCTGCATTCTGGTGCGATCTGCTCCTGACCTTTGCTCTGCTGGGGCTGCTGCCCGCGGTAAGAAAGGCGGTGGAACTATGA
- a CDS encoding site-specific integrase, which yields MATTRKDLRGRTLRKGEMQRSSDKRYAYSYKDPLGRRKYIYANDLVTLREKETQLTKDQLDGLDIYVAGKATVNFVFDRYMSLKTNLRQTTRSNYLYMYDRFVRDTFGKKKIAVIRYSDVLQFYNYLLDKQDLQVNTLESVHTLLHPTFQLAVRDEIIRKNPTDGVLTEIKKSSEQTTGVRHALTIPQQRAFMEHIANHPVYCHWWPLFTVLLGTGCRIGEALGLRWDDLDYERRTININHSLVYYPVGENRSSIQHISKPKTDAGIRTIPMLDAVKDAFEMLREEQKESGWNDVEIDGMTGFVFCSRFGNVPNPQSVNRAIKRIIADYNESEEVASKKQHRNAVLLPDFSAHNLRHTFCTRLCEKETNLKVIQSVMGHKDIQTTMDIYAEATEQKKQESFERLAATLDVF from the coding sequence ATGGCAACGACAAGAAAAGACTTGCGGGGACGTACCCTGCGCAAAGGCGAGATGCAGCGCAGCTCCGATAAACGGTATGCGTATTCCTATAAAGATCCGCTGGGGCGGCGCAAATACATCTACGCAAATGACCTTGTAACCCTTCGGGAAAAGGAAACTCAACTCACTAAAGATCAGTTAGATGGTTTGGACATTTACGTTGCAGGCAAGGCAACGGTCAACTTTGTTTTTGACCGCTATATGAGTCTGAAAACGAATCTGCGCCAGACTACCCGGAGCAACTACCTTTATATGTATGATCGCTTTGTCCGTGACACGTTTGGTAAGAAGAAAATTGCCGTGATTCGGTATTCGGACGTATTACAGTTTTATAATTATTTACTGGACAAGCAAGACTTGCAGGTGAATACATTGGAGAGCGTTCATACACTTCTTCATCCCACTTTTCAGTTGGCGGTTCGAGACGAAATTATTCGCAAGAACCCCACCGATGGTGTGCTGACAGAGATAAAGAAAAGCTCCGAACAGACCACCGGTGTACGCCATGCTCTGACGATTCCACAGCAGCGGGCGTTCATGGAGCATATTGCCAATCACCCGGTCTACTGCCACTGGTGGCCGCTGTTTACGGTGCTGCTGGGAACGGGCTGTCGCATCGGTGAAGCATTGGGCTTGCGCTGGGATGATCTGGACTATGAGCGGCGTACTATCAACATCAATCATAGCCTAGTTTATTACCCGGTGGGCGAGAACCGCAGTTCTATTCAGCATATCTCAAAGCCTAAAACGGATGCTGGCATTCGGACAATTCCGATGCTTGATGCCGTGAAAGATGCCTTTGAAATGCTGCGGGAAGAGCAGAAAGAGTCTGGCTGGAACGATGTTGAAATTGACGGAATGACAGGATTTGTCTTTTGTAGCCGTTTCGGCAATGTTCCCAATCCGCAATCTGTAAATCGTGCTATCAAGCGAATCATTGCAGATTACAATGAGAGCGAAGAAGTGGCATCAAAGAAACAGCACCGTAATGCGGTTTTGCTTCCAGACTTTTCTGCACACAATTTGCGTCACACATTCTGTACAAGGCTTTGCGAAAAAGAGACCAACCTGAAGGTTATCCAATCGGTTATGGGGCATAAAGACATCCAGACTACGATGGACATTTATGCCGAAGCAACCGAACAGAAAAAACAAGAATCGTTCGAACGATTGGCTGCAACACTGGATGTTTTTTAA
- a CDS encoding M23 family metallopeptidase → MRPSLLALCGGTSVADGELCWPLPGHTYISCHFGEVDAFGNAGHRGTDIPAPEGTPILAAHSGTVLVSGWNDSYGNQVLLDSGTGLSTRYAHMTAFIVTSGQTVTAGQTLGYVGSTGDSTGNHLHFEVMLNGGLTDPMLLF, encoded by the coding sequence ATGCGCCCCAGCCTGTTGGCACTTTGCGGCGGGACTTCTGTTGCAGATGGCGAGTTATGCTGGCCGCTGCCGGGGCACACTTATATATCCTGCCACTTCGGGGAAGTGGACGCCTTCGGCAATGCCGGGCATCGCGGCACGGATATTCCCGCGCCGGAAGGCACACCCATCTTAGCTGCCCACAGCGGCACGGTGCTTGTCAGCGGCTGGAACGACAGCTACGGCAACCAAGTGCTGCTCGACAGCGGCACAGGGCTTTCCACCCGCTATGCCCACATGACCGCGTTTATCGTCACGTCCGGTCAAACCGTGACCGCAGGACAAACCCTCGGATATGTCGGCAGCACCGGCGACAGCACTGGCAACCACTTGCACTTTGAGGTGATGCTGAATGGAGGATTGACGGACCCGATGCTCTTATTTTGA
- a CDS encoding M23 family metallopeptidase: MKDIKEKPTAHMPRSNATGEIPKAALKKAWAEAKEKSRTMLRESTSTQGDGDYTTAQDTSTVVTDTSYSAIKQNTDFTVQQGRKFARKQIEKYRERHAAEQTETTRAHTASERGVSPKQAGHDTLTDAEQRSRRGADLPRQRAKEKAVTAKTVPRDIRGVTQSQRQLRTAANETVWSITTQAQMQTRTRQVQLAIQKAASSTRKTAVAVRSAIRHFLVGLHSLVAAIAAGISVALSIIIVISLVAFVSGSAYGIFFAANAPNTDTITVQQAVETLTAEYRDRLEEISDTVQHGRQDITANDDVYYIRWQDVLAVFSSYVSGNEQGAPVAALTEEQVDKLRETMWAMNAVDCSTHPETTTIETTDEDGNPTTTEITETVLVIELTHKTPDEMAADYHFTTRQNTYLQLLQDPQYEELWAELLGGFEQGGGKLMNPDSTRIPTGTLQWPLPVAGTITSQFGHRVDPITGEVSSHTGTDIACAEGTPILAAADGIVTVANGLDSWGGSYGYYIQIDHGGGLETLYAHCSRICVTTGLQVQSGEVIGYVGHTGRVTGNHLHLEVRIDGSRTDAMTFFE; the protein is encoded by the coding sequence ATGAAAGATATTAAAGAAAAGCCAACCGCGCATATGCCGAGAAGCAATGCAACCGGGGAAATCCCGAAAGCTGCGCTGAAAAAGGCGTGGGCGGAGGCCAAGGAGAAAAGCCGAACCATGCTGCGAGAAAGCACTTCTACGCAGGGAGACGGTGATTATACCACTGCGCAAGATACCAGCACGGTGGTAACCGATACATCCTATTCGGCTATCAAACAAAACACCGATTTCACCGTACAGCAGGGCCGCAAGTTTGCCCGCAAGCAGATAGAAAAGTACCGAGAACGCCATGCCGCAGAACAAACCGAAACCACCCGCGCCCACACCGCCAGTGAGCGCGGTGTCAGCCCGAAACAGGCTGGGCACGACACGCTGACCGATGCAGAGCAGCGCTCGCGCCGTGGGGCGGATTTGCCCCGCCAGCGAGCAAAAGAAAAAGCCGTCACCGCCAAGACCGTGCCGCGCGATATTCGCGGTGTGACCCAAAGTCAGCGCCAACTGCGAACCGCCGCAAATGAAACTGTGTGGAGCATAACAACCCAAGCACAAATGCAGACCCGTACCCGTCAAGTGCAGCTTGCTATCCAGAAAGCCGCCAGCAGCACCCGCAAGACGGCTGTGGCGGTGCGCTCGGCAATACGGCATTTTCTTGTCGGCCTGCACAGTCTTGTCGCGGCCATTGCTGCAGGGATTAGCGTGGCACTCAGCATTATTATTGTCATCAGCCTTGTGGCCTTTGTGTCCGGCTCGGCCTATGGCATCTTTTTTGCCGCCAATGCGCCCAACACCGACACAATTACCGTGCAACAGGCAGTAGAAACACTGACCGCAGAATACCGCGACAGGCTGGAAGAAATCTCCGACACCGTACAGCATGGCCGCCAAGACATTACAGCCAACGATGACGTGTACTACATTCGTTGGCAAGATGTCCTGGCGGTCTTTTCTTCGTATGTTTCAGGAAATGAACAAGGCGCACCCGTTGCGGCACTGACAGAGGAGCAGGTAGATAAACTGCGGGAAACTATGTGGGCGATGAATGCGGTGGATTGTTCCACCCACCCGGAGACTACCACAATAGAAACCACCGATGAGGACGGAAACCCGACCACCACAGAGATAACTGAAACCGTCCTTGTTATTGAGCTGACCCACAAAACACCCGATGAGATGGCGGCAGATTATCATTTCACCACCCGTCAGAACACCTATCTGCAACTTTTACAAGACCCGCAGTATGAGGAACTGTGGGCAGAATTGCTCGGCGGCTTTGAGCAGGGCGGGGGAAAACTTATGAACCCGGACAGCACCCGCATCCCGACAGGCACCCTGCAATGGCCGCTGCCAGTGGCGGGTACGATTACTTCTCAATTTGGTCACCGAGTGGATCCCATTACCGGCGAAGTCAGCTCCCACACCGGCACCGACATTGCCTGCGCCGAGGGTACGCCGATCCTCGCCGCTGCAGATGGCATCGTCACCGTTGCCAACGGTCTTGACAGTTGGGGCGGCAGCTACGGTTATTACATTCAAATCGACCACGGCGGCGGGCTGGAAACACTGTACGCCCACTGCTCCCGCATTTGTGTCACCACCGGTCTGCAGGTGCAGTCGGGAGAGGTCATCGGCTATGTGGGTCACACCGGGCGGGTCACGGGCAATCATCTGCATCTGGAAGTGCGCATCGACGGAAGCCGCACGGATGCAATGACTTTCTTTGAATAG
- a CDS encoding PrsW family intramembrane metalloprotease — protein MTYIENIFLCMVSPLLVAALCMGRRQLRFFVFCIAGMGVCLLSAYINTFLAAVCHADALAATAEIAPVVEEIMKLLPLAFYLLVFEPESEKIKPAAVTVALAFATFENVCYLIQNGADRFSFIFFRGFGTGAMHVLCGIIVGAGLAYSWQRTWLKIAGTCGLLGAAITLHAIYNLLIAYGGAAQYIAYALPVLLVTAGKLSAIRISRKK, from the coding sequence ATGACCTACATTGAAAATATCTTCCTCTGTATGGTGTCCCCGCTGCTGGTGGCCGCCCTGTGCATGGGCAGACGGCAGCTTCGCTTTTTTGTGTTCTGTATCGCCGGAATGGGCGTGTGTCTGCTTTCGGCCTATATCAACACCTTTCTCGCGGCGGTCTGTCATGCAGACGCCCTTGCCGCCACGGCAGAGATCGCACCTGTGGTGGAGGAAATTATGAAGTTGCTGCCGCTGGCATTCTACTTGCTGGTGTTTGAGCCGGAGAGCGAGAAAATCAAGCCCGCCGCCGTCACAGTCGCGCTCGCCTTTGCCACCTTTGAAAACGTGTGCTACCTCATCCAAAACGGCGCCGACCGATTCTCGTTCATCTTTTTTCGGGGCTTCGGTACGGGTGCCATGCACGTTTTGTGCGGTATTATTGTGGGCGCCGGGCTTGCCTACTCATGGCAGCGGACATGGCTGAAGATTGCCGGAACCTGCGGGCTGCTGGGCGCGGCGATCACCCTGCACGCCATCTACAACCTGCTGATTGCCTACGGCGGTGCAGCGCAGTACATCGCCTACGCCCTGCCGGTGCTGCTGGTAACGGCGGGAAAGCTGTCTGCAATTCGCATATCACGGAAGAAATAA
- a CDS encoding sigma-70 family RNA polymerase sigma factor, whose translation MLRTAAHTLPGAVGLLQPRGGYQKDGAQSAVIKNCLQYISTHLHEELRLEELAHECGLRSRSSTAITRTAHTNRRKEGDTMVSDGDFYRQYLNGDDAGLEALMEKYGDPLTVYLDGYLHDIHEAEELMLDVFAYLFTKKPRIREGGFKAYLYKAARHMALRHKSKRKLMFSLDALTDEPDGQQLAEEVIGTAERNRILHYCMGEMNPDYREVLYLTYFEGMSYAQAAEVTGKTVKQISNLVYRGKESLRKLLEREGITNAEP comes from the coding sequence ATGCTGCGAACAGCTGCACACACTCTGCCCGGTGCCGTTGGACTTCTGCAACCGCGTGGTGGATACCAAAAAGACGGCGCACAGAGCGCCGTCATCAAAAACTGCCTGCAGTATATTTCCACCCATCTGCACGAGGAACTGCGTTTAGAGGAGCTGGCGCACGAATGCGGGCTGCGCAGCCGCAGCAGTACCGCGATAACCCGCACGGCGCATACGAATCGCAGGAAGGAGGGGGACACGATGGTCAGTGACGGGGATTTTTATCGCCAATATCTGAACGGTGATGACGCAGGGCTGGAGGCCCTGATGGAAAAATACGGCGATCCTCTGACTGTGTACCTAGACGGCTACCTGCACGACATACACGAGGCGGAGGAACTGATGCTGGATGTGTTCGCCTATCTGTTCACGAAAAAGCCCCGCATCCGGGAAGGCGGCTTCAAGGCGTATTTATATAAGGCGGCGCGGCACATGGCGCTGCGCCATAAAAGCAAACGAAAGCTGATGTTCAGCTTAGACGCGCTGACCGATGAGCCGGACGGGCAGCAGCTGGCGGAGGAGGTCATCGGCACAGCGGAGCGCAACCGCATTCTGCATTACTGTATGGGCGAAATGAACCCGGACTATCGGGAGGTTTTGTATCTGACCTATTTTGAGGGGATGAGTTACGCGCAGGCGGCGGAGGTCACGGGAAAAACCGTGAAGCAGATCAGCAATCTGGTGTATCGCGGAAAAGAGAGCCTGCGCAAATTACTGGAACGGGAGGGAATCACAAATGCGGAGCCATGA
- a CDS encoding DUF4179 domain-containing protein translates to MRSHEERFAETKRRIAARQRREQRRRSTITTISAAAACLVLIVSVSFAMPGMVAGIRPGDFAGFETAASMYGGGAALGYIVIGLLSFLLGVCVTVLCFRLRQINREDSQDREGEGRHGAD, encoded by the coding sequence ATGCGGAGCCATGAAGAACGCTTTGCGGAAACAAAGCGGCGCATCGCCGCAAGACAGCGCAGGGAACAGCGGCGGCGCAGTACGATCACTACGATTTCTGCTGCTGCGGCGTGCCTTGTGCTGATCGTGAGTGTGTCCTTTGCCATGCCCGGCATGGTTGCGGGGATCCGCCCCGGCGATTTCGCGGGCTTTGAAACGGCCGCCAGTATGTATGGCGGCGGCGCGGCGCTGGGGTATATTGTCATCGGGCTTTTGTCCTTTCTCTTGGGCGTGTGCGTGACTGTTCTGTGCTTCCGGCTTCGGCAGATAAATCGGGAGGACAGTCAGGATAGGGAAGGCGAGGGGCGGCATGGAGCTGATTGA
- a CDS encoding ATP-binding cassette domain-containing protein: MQLTLNDLRKTYLLPAPLLHRRGQGKPKTKQALAGVSITLGPGLFGLLGPNGAGKSTLIGIITGGLAADSGEVLWCGRAAHGIAFRRVLGYMPQQQGLYDNYTGRRFLAYMAALKEIPRAAVPGEVARVAAAVNLTDELDKRLAAYSGGMKQRLLLAAALLGDPKLLILDEPTAGLDPRERVRLRTLLAGMAQDRIILVATHVVSDIESVATKVILLRAGKIVDAAPVPDLIAAHAPGGGLEDVYLNVFGEEDGK; encoded by the coding sequence ATGCAACTTACATTGAACGATCTGCGCAAAACCTATCTGCTGCCTGCCCCGCTGCTGCACCGCCGCGGGCAGGGCAAGCCGAAAACCAAACAGGCTCTGGCCGGGGTGTCCATCACCCTCGGCCCGGGCCTGTTTGGCCTTTTGGGGCCGAACGGCGCGGGGAAAAGCACGCTGATCGGCATCATTACCGGCGGGTTGGCCGCCGATTCGGGCGAAGTGCTGTGGTGCGGCCGCGCCGCGCACGGCATCGCGTTCCGCCGCGTGCTCGGCTATATGCCGCAGCAGCAGGGTCTGTACGACAACTACACCGGCCGCCGCTTCCTCGCCTACATGGCCGCGCTGAAGGAGATCCCGCGCGCCGCCGTGCCCGGCGAGGTCGCGCGCGTGGCCGCGGCCGTCAACCTGACCGACGAGCTCGACAAGAGGCTGGCGGCGTACAGCGGTGGCATGAAGCAACGCCTGCTGCTGGCCGCCGCCCTGCTTGGCGACCCTAAGCTGCTGATTTTGGACGAGCCGACCGCCGGTCTTGACCCGCGCGAGCGCGTGCGTCTGCGCACACTGTTGGCCGGCATGGCACAGGACCGCATCATTCTGGTGGCAACGCACGTCGTCTCGGACATCGAGAGCGTGGCGACCAAGGTGATTTTGCTGCGCGCGGGCAAGATCGTGGACGCCGCGCCCGTGCCCGATCTGATCGCAGCCCACGCCCCCGGCGGCGGGCTGGAGGACGTGTATCTGAACGTGTTCGGCGAGGAGGACGGCAAATGA
- a CDS encoding winged helix-turn-helix domain-containing protein, with the protein MMNNINLQIDAAARQVSQNGKAVYLTQTELALLLYLLDNAGRITTRPELLAQVWGITAPVHTRTVDMHIAKLRRKLGTQIEITSVMRKGYVTKKA; encoded by the coding sequence ATGATGAACAACATCAATTTACAAATTGACGCCGCCGCACGGCAGGTATCGCAAAACGGCAAAGCCGTGTACCTGACGCAGACCGAGCTTGCCCTGCTGCTGTATTTGCTTGACAACGCCGGTCGCATCACCACCCGCCCCGAGCTGCTGGCGCAGGTCTGGGGCATCACCGCGCCCGTTCACACCCGCACGGTTGATATGCACATCGCCAAGCTGCGCCGCAAGCTCGGCACGCAAATCGAAATCACCTCCGTCATGCGCAAGGGGTATGTGACGAAGAAAGCCTGA